A stretch of the Chanos chanos chromosome 1, fChaCha1.1, whole genome shotgun sequence genome encodes the following:
- the tas2r202 gene encoding taste receptor, type 2, member 202 yields MLPAEDKTGIWLLTGLLAVNTIFFYVFILLVNIKKYNKDNHLNPGDTIITAISLTSCGHQILAYFWMTMDEVDRECLYNLLESVLLTLVFGVRFSIMWTTSFLTFYYGTKLVIEPICCYTKIQEAILKHVLTIIVFIILAGFATCLPLLTFMSHQNATKDESDCGAIMPAGIPGKLYMSFYVFISDIVPGVLMIKSSISISVHLAIHLRNMKASTNSSHAPKLGSQMRVIKMTLTLVVVFLCFLAVDLYVHVTVVFQHENTITMTILFATIYTMVSAFVLVYGRKSCWTELLRWYNLFLDEFPCLRCLKVPENKSNSKNVSNATKSKVKSSHM; encoded by the coding sequence ATGCTACCAGCAGAAGACAAAACAGGAATCTGGCTGCTCACTGGCCTCCTGGCTGTCAATACCATCTTCTTCTACGTGTTCATTCTGCTAGTGAATATAAAAAAGTACAACAAAGACAATCATCTGAATCCTGGAGACACCATTATTACGGCTATCTCGCTGACAAGCTGTGGCCACCAAATCTTAGCCTATTTCTGGATGACCATGGACGAGGTAGACCGAGAATGCCTGTACAACCTGCTTGAGTCCGTTCTCCTGACGCTGGTCTTCGGCGTCAGATTCTCCATCATGTGGACGACCTCCTTCCTCACCTTCTATTACGGCACAAAGCTGGTGATCGAACCCATCTGTTGCTACACCAAGATTCAGGAGGCCATCCTGAAGCACGTTTTGACCATAATCGTCTTTATCATCCTGGCTGGATTCGCCACCTGCCTGCCCCTGTTGACTTTCATGTCCCATCAAAATGCCACAAAAGATGAGAGTGACTGTGGAGCTATCATGCCTGCTGGTATCCCAGGCAAACTCTACATGTCCTTTTACGTGTTCATCTCTGATATTGTTCCCGGCGTACTTATGATCAAGAGTAGCATTTCCATCTCGGTCCATCTTGCCATCCACTTGCGTAACATGAAGGCCAGTACAAACAGTTCTCACGCTCCTAAACTGGGCTCTCAGATGCGGGTGATCAAGATGACATTGACCTTGGTGGTGGTATTTCTTTGTTTCCTGGCTGTTGACCTCTATGTCCACGTAACGGTGGTCTTTCAGCACGAAAACACCATCACAATGACTATCCTGTTCGCAACCATTTATACGATGGTCAGCGCGTTTGTGCTTGTCTACGGGAGGAAGAGCTGCTGGACGGAACTTCTGCGCTGGTACAACCTCTTTCTAGACGAATTCCCTTGCTTGCGCTGTCTTAAGGTTCCAGAGAACAAGAGCAATTCCAAAAATGTAAGCAATGCAACAAAATCCAAAGTCAAATCTAGTCACATGTGA